DNA sequence from the Calditrichota bacterium genome:
GCATTTCAATTAACAATTGATAATTAATAATGAACAATTAAAAACAAAAGTTCTATGATCATTCGAAAAATATTTATTATTACAATACTGGTTTTATCTGGCAACATTTTTAGTAGTGAAATTAACTATTCTTCCAAGAATCTTTTCCCGATGCACAAAGAGCTGGAACCAGCAGTAAGGTTTTGGATTGATGTTTATGGCAAGTATGGAACGAATCAATATATCATTCACGATTCCCGCAAACTTGGTATAGTTTATGAAGTGGCCAAAATCGGCATTCGAAATGGTGGTTACGCGGATGAACCGTTAAGCAAATCACAAAAGAAAACATTAAAAGGGTATGTAAAAAAATATAAGGATATTTTAAAAGCCATTGCTGCCGTTTATCCGGATTCAACCAAGCTGAAACCAGAGCAAAGAAAGATATTAAGGCAATTGACTTCTTTTAAAAGTAAGCAGGATTTTTTGCTGGCATCTCGACGGGTTCGGGCCCAAAAAGGCCAGAAAAACAGGTTTAGGCATGGAATGGAAATATCCGGTCGTTATATGCCTTATCTAAAAAAGATTTTTAAAGAATATAACCTACCTAATGAGCTGACAATTTTACCACATGTGGAATCATCCTTTAATTATAAAGCATATTCAAGTGTTGGAGCGGCCGGTATTTGGCAGTTTACACGCAGCACGGGCAAACAATTTTTAAAAATCTCTTATGAGATTGATGAACGCCTTGATCCGATTTTGGCAACAGAAGCCTCGGCAAAATTATTAAGCCGAAATTTTAAAGGAGTAGGGCACTGGCCATTGGCAATCACTGCTTATAACTCCGGATTAAGCGGAATGAAACGGGCTGTAAGAAAGCTAAAAACAACAGACATCAACACAATTGTGAAGAAATATAAAAGCCGCTATTTCAAGTTCGCATCACGAAATTTTTATGCGGAATTTTTAGCTGCCTTGCATGTGGTACAAAATTATCAGAAATATTTTGGAATAATACAATTTGAATTACCCATTAAATACAAGGAGCTTCAACTTCCACAGTATTTAAAATACAGCTCGTTATCCCGCTTTTTGGAAATGGATAAAAATCAATTCCGAACATATAATCCGGCATTACGGCCTTCTATTTTTAATAACTCAAAATATATTCCAAAAGGATACAGGTTGCGTTTGCCGGCAAGTATTTCGACAGATTCTCTTTTGGCAGCAATTCCAAAGGCAGCATATTTGGCCAGCCAAAAAAGAAGTGAGTATTATCGTATCCGCTATGGTGATACGCTTGACAGAATTGCCCGAAAGTTTGGCACATCTGTAAATCAGCTTCTTGCGATAAATAATATTTCTAATCCTCACTTTATCCGACGAGGAATGACGATTCGAATTCCTGATAAAAAAAGGCAAAAGCCACTTTTAGCATCAATCGAACCAAAGGTTGAGCTTGCCCATGTGGATTTGTTTAGGGTCCCGGACCCAGAAAAAAAGTCAACTTTAGATATTCAATTTTTCGATACGGGTTATGGTTGGTTGGATTCAAACATGACAGAGCCAAAAATCACTTATGCAAATAGTAAAGACAGTGCTGATTTGGAGATTGAATTTATTAAAAAGGAAAACCCGGCCATTGGTTACATACGTGTTGAACCTGAGGAAACTTTGGGTCATTATGCGGAATGGCTGCAGGTTAGGACACAGCAGATTCGTAACTGGAATAGTTTATCTTTCCAAAGCCCGATAGGTCTCGATCAAAAAATTAAGATAGTGTTTAATAAAATATCTGCGGATGATTTTAATCGGATTCGACTTGAATATCATCGTGGGATTGAAGAAGATTTTTTTACTTATTATGAGATAACAGATACGCTAACTCATACGGTTAAAAATGGTGATAATATCTGGTATCTTAGTAACTATGAATACAATTTACCCTATTGGCTAATTGTAGATTTTAACAAAGACATTGATTTTGGTGCTTTGAAAGTTGGGGATAAACTGGTAATCCCGGCAATTAAATCCAAAAGCTAATTGAGAGGACGTTTTAAACCTTGTTTGGCGATAGCCAAAGAGTGAATTTTCTGTTGGAGCGTGATAATTCTAAAAATTGGTATTGACCGTTTGCGACTTAAAATTCACAAAAGACTTTTGATACTTTTAGTCTTTTTAAAAGTATGTTCTGAATGTTTTTTTCGTTTTTATATTAGGAAAAGAAAATAACCTGATATTTATAATGATGCGACTGACCGTATCAAACGTTCCACCTCTTCCTCAGTTGTATAACATGCACAGCCAGCCCGAACTAATCCTGCCTCAGATAATCCCAACCTTTCCACAACTGTTGTGGCATAAAAATCACCATGCGAGGTAAATATGCCATTTTCAACCAGCTTCTTTGTGATTTCTTCAGATGAATAATTATTAACAGTAAAAGCTATTGTACTGGTTCTTGGAGAACCCGGAGAAGGTCCATAAAGCTTTACACCATTTATTGCTGACAAACCGTTCCACAGTTTTGCTAGTAAAAGATTACCACGAATCTCTAATTCAGTAAAAGCATTTACAAGTTTCTCCCTGGTGGAATTTCCTTCGGCCAAAGAAGCCAGGAAATTTACGGCGGCGGCAGCTCCCATAATACCTTCAAAATTAGGTGTTCCTGTTTCGGCATTATACGGTGCAGCATCATAAGCTGGTACCAATTTTGGGAAATTCGTTTTTTGCAGGAGTTCATGTCTTCCAAATAAAACACCGGCATGAGGACCATAGAACTTGTATGGAGAGCATGCTAAAAAATCGCATTTAAATTCCTGAACGTCAATTAAATGATGAGCGGCATAGTGAACAGCATCAACAAAAACCAATGCACCAACATCATGGGAAAGTTGGCTAATTTTTTTAATATCATTTATTGTTCCCAATGCATTTGATGCAGCACCCATTGCTACAATTTTTGTTTTTGAAGAGAGTTTGTTTTTAAAATCTGCTATATCCAGCTTTCCGTTTGCAAGATTAAATTTTACTGATTTAATCACTGCGCCAACTTCTGTTTCAAGTTGTTTCCACGGATCAACATTTGCGTGGTGGTCAAGATCAGTAACAATTATTTCATCACCCACTTTTAGGTTTCCACCCAATGCACGAGAAAGATGATAAGTCAGGGTTGTCATGTTGGCACCAAAAACGACCTCATTCGGATCAGAATTAAAAAAGGCAGCAAATGTTTGCCGGGCAGATTTCACCAAATCGGTAGTTTCCTCGCTTGTGGGGTAAGCCCACGCCGAGTTTCCGTTGTGATTAAACAGGTAATCAGTTACAGCTTCTGCTACTCGTGTTGGCACCTGTGTTCCGCCTGGACCATCAAAATAGGCAATCGGAAAACTATTGTGTGTTCTTTTTAGCGCTGGGAAATTGGATCTGATTTGTTCGATTGATTTTATTTTCATAATTCACTCATTCATTTGTTATTAAGACGGGGAAAGAAAAGATAAGTAATTTACATAAAAAAACCCGGACAAAGTTATCCGGGTTTAGTTGAAATGTAAGTTTAGTATTTTTTTGTAAATATGGGATTAGTTGTTAAGAATGGCCATCAATCGTCCCAATACTTCATTGAGGATACGTTTGGGTGCTCTTTCTAATAATTCCGCACGGCGTGATTCCCAGTCCAATGTTTTTACTTGGTGTGATAGAATTTCTCCTTGAACCTTATGTCCATTCGGTATTGTAACATTAAAAGGGTTTTCCCTAATAGTACTAGTAATGGGACACACAAGGACTAATCCTGTTGTTACATTGAATTCAGAGGCTGATATGACTAATGCAGGTCTCCTCTTATCAATTTCGACCCCCGCACTAGGCATAAAATCCAATAGTATAAAATGTCCGCGCTCAGGTGTGTATGTGGATTTTGTGTTTATTGTCATTCAACAATCTCTTTCCCTACATCAGAACCCCAATCAACTTCCTGACCCCGCTCGTTATCTGGAAATCCTGCTAACAAGTCACTCAAATTATATTTTGGAATCCTGTTCGGGGTTACAACCAAGCTATCTTGTTCTAGTTTAAACTCAACCTGTGTTCCTTTGCCCATTTTAAGAGCATCAGCAATACCTTTAGGTATGCGTACTGCCAGACTGTTGCCACTTTCAAATATGGTCTGTGACATAATTTTATACTTTCTAGTTTGTGATTTATCTTCGGAAGAAGTATATATAATGTATATACATTTCTCTGTGATAAAAATCACATTCGTCCATTTCTACCCCACGCTTTAGATTCTGGTACAACAGTAACTAATACTGATCTTCCAAATCAGGCATCGCCCAATTAGCAACTCCTTTGACGGGAGAAGTAAATCTTAGGATGTTTTTCAACACTCCTCAAGGTTTTTTAAGTAATGTAAAATTTCAGTCATTTTTACACAATTCCACTTGCCCCATATTTGTCCCCAACCAAGTAACCCCATTAAATCCATTTGGAACCTTTTGGGAGAAATAAAAAAACCTGTCAAGTGTTGATATGACAGGCTTTATGGGTGTGGGCGGTACTGGATTCGAACCAGTGACCCTCCCGATTCTATCGGGATGCTCAAACCAGCTATAGGTCTAAGTTCTTAATCAAATATGTAGGATTTTTGAACCCTTTCAACCTTTTTTCAAAAGACATAGCTTCAGTTCTGGTTTCAAACTCTTTTGAGAACATCAACTCCCATGGACCTTTGCCACTTGTATATTTATTACGGTTTTGGTTATGGCGTTTTATTCGATCATCTAAATTATTAGTATGACCAATGTAAAAAGAATCATTTCGAGAAGAGTAAATTACGTAAGTCCAATACATAGTTGTTTTAAAATAAAAAACCCAGAGGTATTTCCCTGGGTTTAATGTGGGCGGTACAAGATTCGAACTTGTGACCCCCTGCTTGTAAGGCAGGTGCTCTAACCAGCTGAGCTAACCGCCCCCCTCAATTTTTTGAAGACTCTAAATATACATCTCTCAAATTATTTTTTCAAGATGTTTATTCTTTATTTTTTGCCAAAATAGATATTGGAATAATAACAAGATATGCAATAACCAAAATAATAGGTGCCAAAGTACGTGACAAAAAGCCATTTACGGGAGGTTGCGCCATTAAAACAAAACCAATGATTATTGTAATAATGCCTGCTGTTAATATATACAGGTTGCGTTTACCAAAAGTAAAGCTTTGAACCGGGGCTTGGGTTTTTGCAGTTTTAGCCATGTTTTTCCTTTATATATTTTGGGGATGACTGGTTAAAAGATGACAGCCAATATAAAATTCACTTCACTGTAAATCAAATGTAATCTGTGTTTGTTTAGGCATTTTTTGTAGAAAAATTTTTCTCCGTTACGCTAAATTTTGTATAATCAAACAGTTATGTTTCAAATAAAAAATATGAACAATAAAAATCTTTTTTTTCTCCTTATATTCTTCTTCTTGTTTTTTGTTCAACCTGTTTTTGCACAGTCTGACAGTCTGTTGAATTTGATTAATGATTTGTCTGAAAATGAAACCTATCTTGATGATTTACTTCTCGATTTATCTGAAAACCCTGTAAACATTAATACCGCCACGCGCAGTGATTTGCTGGAAATCCCTTTAATTACAAATGAAATGGCTGACAGTATTGTTATTTTAAGGCAAAGACTTGGACGTTTTAAAAGTAAACGGCAAATACGTAAAATTATAACGGCTGAAGTTTATGGCTTAATAAAAGAGTTTATAACAATCTCAGAAAAACACAAAAGTAAAATAAAAATTACACAAAGAAACAGTCTTAGACTTGAACGGATTAATGAAATTGAATCGGAACAATATTTGGGAAGTATACTGAATAATTATAGCAGGATTAAATATCAACACAGCCCGGAATTATCATTTGGATTTATTGCCCAAAAAGATCCTGATGAATCTAATTATATTGATCATCTTAATTTTGCGGCTCAATATAAAAAAGCAAAATGGAATTTAATTGCCGGTGATTATTATCTACAATTTGGGCAAGGGCTTTCCCATTCCAACCCTTATGGTAACCAAAAAAGCATTTACCTTTCTGCTGTTTTCAGAGAAGCCACAATTGTTGCACGCCCAAACCTAACCAGTTCTGAATCAACGGGGAAGTATGGCCTGTTTGGACGCTATCATTTAAACGATAAAACTGACTTATTTTCATTTTATTCAAAAAGTGGGCGTGATGTAAAGCAGGAACATAATTCAATTACAGGTTTTAAATATGACGGGTTGCACCGAAATTCAAGAGAAATTGAGTCCAAGGATTTGATACATGAAAAAAGTTTTGGAGCAGGGCTAAATTATAGTTTCAATAACTCAATAAAGATTGGAGCACTTTACAGCCAATATGCTTTTGATAAAACCATACAAAATAACTTTGCAGTTTTAGGAGCTAAAAAACGTCGGCAAATTTTTGCCTTCGAAGGAAATGGGTTCAATCAATTAGCGTTTAGTTATAATTGGAAAGTTGAAAACGTAAAATTTAGCGGGGAGTTTAGTCAGGCCAATAAAGGTGGTCCAGGTTGGGTTCAATCTGCATTTTATACAAAAGAGAAATTTAGAGCCGGTGTAAAATATTGGCGTCTTGCAAAAGATTTCCTTTCAGCTGATGGTAGGGCTTTTGATGATTCTAATCCCTTTCCGCAAGGTGTTACAGGGTATTTTGCAGCACTCCAATTTAAGATAATTGAATCGATTTCATTTGGTGCTTTTAAATTATATGAACAACAACTGTGGCGTAGCTATTTTGAACCAATGCCAACAGAAAAGAATGAATGGCTTGGACAACTCGATTGGAAAAATAAGACAATTTCAACAACAATCAGATATAGAGATAAGCAAGCAGAATCTTTTGAAGAAGTTAAAAATATTTATACGCGGCTTGAGCAGAATCAGAAATTTATACGTCTTGAATTAAAATACAGCCCAACAAAAATAGTAAAATTGAAAACACGCTGGGAACATACTTTTATTGAAAACTCAAAAGAACGAGGGACACTTTTTTATCAGGATTTCGAGTACAAATTTTTTGAAGATATACAATTTAACACTCGGTTTACTTTTTTTAATACAACCTCTTTTGATTCCCGGCTTTATGAATATGAACGTGACCTACCCGGAAGTTTTTCAAATATTGCTTTATTTAACAATGGCCTAAAAAGTTATTTGCTGGTAAAATGGAAAATGAATAACAATTTTTCGTTTTGGATTAAAGGGCGCTATGTGACAAAATATGAGACCTCACTACGAGGAGAAATTAATCAGGCAATTAGCCGGGATTTGCGAATGCAGGCAGTTGTTTCTTTCTAAGTTGTTATGATGCATAAAAAAAATGTCATTCCTGTGAGCTATAAACAGGAATGACATTTAGTATTATTTTAAAACAAATTATTTACCAAATTTTTACTCGTTGGTCTTCAGAGCGATACATGGCATCGCCTTCCTTCACGTCAAATGCTTCATAAAACTCAGGCATATTCGATGTAATTCCATTTGCCCTGTACTGGCTTGGAGAATGAGGATCTGTCATCAGGCGTTGTCTCAATGCTTCATCACGATATTTGCGAGCCCAAATCTGTGCCCATCCAAGAAAGAAGCGCTGCTCTCCAGTCATTCCATCAATCACCGGAGAGTTTTTACCATTTAGTGAATTTTTATAAGCATAATATGAAACAGTCAAACCGCCGATATCTGCAATGTTTTCGCCAAGAGTTAATTTTCCATTAACATGCATCGTATCGATAGGATTATAACCATTATATTGTTCTATCATTACATTGGCGCGTTTTTTAAACTCTTCACCATCTTCTTTTGTCCACCAATCAATCAGGTTACCATCACCATTGTATTGCCTTCCACTGTCATCAAAACCGTGGATAATTTCATGGCCGATAACTGCACCGATTCCACCATAATTTACGGCGTCATCTGCTTCCATATTAAAGAAAGGAGGTTGGAGGATTGCGGCCGGAAACACGATCTCATTTTTTGGAGGACTGTAATAGGCGTTTACTGTTTGAGGTGTCATTCCCCATTCTGTACGATCAATTGGTTTGCCTAATTTGTCCATATCACGATTGTATTCAACGATGGTTGCTCTAACCAAATTACCAATCAGATCATCACTTTTTATTTCAAGCGCAGAATAATCTTTCCATTTATCCGGATAACCGATTTTAGGTGTGAATTTTGATAGTTTTTCCTGTGCTTTTACTTTTGTTTCAGCACTCATCCACTCCAAACCATCAATGCGTATCTTAAGTGATTCTCTTAAGTTATTAACAAGTTGTTTCATTCTTTCTTTAGCTTCGGGTTTGAAATGACGCTCCACATATAGTTTGCCAACAATCTCTCCGAGGGTGCCTTCTACAGATGATACAGCTCTTTTCCAGCGTGGTCGGTCTTTTTCTGTACCTGACAGGGTACGACTAAAGAAATCAAAATTTTCCGTTACAAAATTACTGCTCAAATAAGCAGCAGCGTCGGTGAGTACATTCCAGGTGTAATATGTTTTCCAATCTTCCAATGAAACTTTGCCGATTATTTTGTTAGCGGCTTGTAAATAAGTTGGCTGGAAAACACACAAACTGTCTTCTGCGCCAAATCCGGATTCTTGTGCATATAAGGCCCAGTTGAAGTTGGACATTTTTTTATCCAAATCTGCAATGGCCAGTTTATTGTATGTTTTTGCCGGGTTACGGTTTTCCACGCGTGTCCAATGGTTCTCAGCAATCATAGTTTCAATTTTTAAAATAGATTTTGCTTTAGCAGCTCCATTTTCAATACCGGCCATATCAAACATTTTTTCCATGTGTGTTAAAAATTTTGCGCGGATATCTATAAAACGATCTGTATCTTTTAAATAATAATCTCTGTCGGGCAAGCTAATTCCGGTTTGATAAATATTTACAATGTACTGGCTGGAATTTTTTCCGTCCTGGGCTATAAAATGAACAAATGGTCCGTAAACACCAATACTGGCCAGGTAAGCCATATGTTTAACTAAATCATCTTTACTATTAATAGCTGCTATTTTTTCCAACTCTTCATTTAACGGAGAAACGCCAAGTTCTTCAATTTTGGCACTATCCATAAAACTCAAATACATGTCGCCCACTTTTTGGGTGTTGCTGCCGGCAGGTTTATCTTTAGCGTTGGAGGCTTCTTCGATGATTTTACGAAGATTAATTTTTGCTTCATCGGCCAATTTTGTGAATGAGCCATAATTTGATTTGTCTGCTGGTATTTCAAAATCTTTTAACCAGGTACCATTCATGTAAGCATAAAAATCTTCACTTGGTTTTACAGTTTTATCCATTTGGGTTTGATCGATCCCGGATTTTAACTGTTTTTGACAAGACAGTAGAACTGCAATAAGCAGAACAGTAATAGAAAAATACTTAAACATTGTTTCCCCCTGTTTAGGATTAAATAAAATAAAGCTTTAGTGAAATGATTTTGCGGGTTTAAAAAGTTACGGTCATAAATGTACGGGATTAAAACTGAAAAGTTAAAATTTTTATTTACAAAGCTATAGACAATAAAAGCTGATTCTGAAGCCTTTTAAAGAACCAGCTTTTAGGAGATTTTTTTTATCTTATCAAAAGCATTTTACGAACCTGGCTAAATTTCTGTCCCATTTGAATTTTGTAATAATATACTCCACTTGCTATACCTGTTGCGTTAAACGTCACTTTGTGTTTTCCGGACATTTGCGGCTTGTCAACCAGTGTTTTTACCCTGCGACCCAATACATCATAAACAATCAGCTTAACATGTACGGGCGAATAGCTATTCGTCCCAACCTGATACTTAATTACCGTTTCAGGATTAAACGGGTTGGGATAATTGGCATAAAGTTTAAAATCTGTAGCCTGTATTTTTAATAAATCCTCTTTGATTCCAACTGGTAAAAGATCCGGTTTGCCTTCAACCCAATCCGCATTAATTATTAGTCCGTCAAAGCC
Encoded proteins:
- a CDS encoding LysM peptidoglycan-binding domain-containing protein, translated to MIIRKIFIITILVLSGNIFSSEINYSSKNLFPMHKELEPAVRFWIDVYGKYGTNQYIIHDSRKLGIVYEVAKIGIRNGGYADEPLSKSQKKTLKGYVKKYKDILKAIAAVYPDSTKLKPEQRKILRQLTSFKSKQDFLLASRRVRAQKGQKNRFRHGMEISGRYMPYLKKIFKEYNLPNELTILPHVESSFNYKAYSSVGAAGIWQFTRSTGKQFLKISYEIDERLDPILATEASAKLLSRNFKGVGHWPLAITAYNSGLSGMKRAVRKLKTTDINTIVKKYKSRYFKFASRNFYAEFLAALHVVQNYQKYFGIIQFELPIKYKELQLPQYLKYSSLSRFLEMDKNQFRTYNPALRPSIFNNSKYIPKGYRLRLPASISTDSLLAAIPKAAYLASQKRSEYYRIRYGDTLDRIARKFGTSVNQLLAINNISNPHFIRRGMTIRIPDKKRQKPLLASIEPKVELAHVDLFRVPDPEKKSTLDIQFFDTGYGWLDSNMTEPKITYANSKDSADLEIEFIKKENPAIGYIRVEPEETLGHYAEWLQVRTQQIRNWNSLSFQSPIGLDQKIKIVFNKISADDFNRIRLEYHRGIEEDFFTYYEITDTLTHTVKNGDNIWYLSNYEYNLPYWLIVDFNKDIDFGALKVGDKLVIPAIKSKS
- a CDS encoding cysteine desulfurase-like protein, with translation MKIKSIEQIRSNFPALKRTHNSFPIAYFDGPGGTQVPTRVAEAVTDYLFNHNGNSAWAYPTSEETTDLVKSARQTFAAFFNSDPNEVVFGANMTTLTYHLSRALGGNLKVGDEIIVTDLDHHANVDPWKQLETEVGAVIKSVKFNLANGKLDIADFKNKLSSKTKIVAMGAASNALGTINDIKKISQLSHDVGALVFVDAVHYAAHHLIDVQEFKCDFLACSPYKFYGPHAGVLFGRHELLQKTNFPKLVPAYDAAPYNAETGTPNFEGIMGAAAAVNFLASLAEGNSTREKLVNAFTELEIRGNLLLAKLWNGLSAINGVKLYGPSPGSPRTSTIAFTVNNYSSEEITKKLVENGIFTSHGDFYATTVVERLGLSEAGLVRAGCACYTTEEEVERLIRSVASL
- a CDS encoding AbrB/MazE/SpoVT family DNA-binding domain-containing protein, translating into MSQTIFESGNSLAVRIPKGIADALKMGKGTQVEFKLEQDSLVVTPNRIPKYNLSDLLAGFPDNERGQEVDWGSDVGKEIVE
- a CDS encoding GIY-YIG nuclease family protein codes for the protein MYWTYVIYSSRNDSFYIGHTNNLDDRIKRHNQNRNKYTSGKGPWELMFSKEFETRTEAMSFEKRLKGFKNPTYLIKNLDL
- a CDS encoding DUF3098 domain-containing protein, translating into MAKTAKTQAPVQSFTFGKRNLYILTAGIITIIIGFVLMAQPPVNGFLSRTLAPIILVIAYLVIIPISILAKNKE
- a CDS encoding helix-hairpin-helix domain-containing protein: MFQIKNMNNKNLFFLLIFFFLFFVQPVFAQSDSLLNLINDLSENETYLDDLLLDLSENPVNINTATRSDLLEIPLITNEMADSIVILRQRLGRFKSKRQIRKIITAEVYGLIKEFITISEKHKSKIKITQRNSLRLERINEIESEQYLGSILNNYSRIKYQHSPELSFGFIAQKDPDESNYIDHLNFAAQYKKAKWNLIAGDYYLQFGQGLSHSNPYGNQKSIYLSAVFREATIVARPNLTSSESTGKYGLFGRYHLNDKTDLFSFYSKSGRDVKQEHNSITGFKYDGLHRNSREIESKDLIHEKSFGAGLNYSFNNSIKIGALYSQYAFDKTIQNNFAVLGAKKRRQIFAFEGNGFNQLAFSYNWKVENVKFSGEFSQANKGGPGWVQSAFYTKEKFRAGVKYWRLAKDFLSADGRAFDDSNPFPQGVTGYFAALQFKIIESISFGAFKLYEQQLWRSYFEPMPTEKNEWLGQLDWKNKTISTTIRYRDKQAESFEEVKNIYTRLEQNQKFIRLELKYSPTKIVKLKTRWEHTFIENSKERGTLFYQDFEYKFFEDIQFNTRFTFFNTTSFDSRLYEYERDLPGSFSNIALFNNGLKSYLLVKWKMNNNFSFWIKGRYVTKYETSLRGEINQAISRDLRMQAVVSF
- a CDS encoding peptidase M13 is translated as MFKYFSITVLLIAVLLSCQKQLKSGIDQTQMDKTVKPSEDFYAYMNGTWLKDFEIPADKSNYGSFTKLADEAKINLRKIIEEASNAKDKPAGSNTQKVGDMYLSFMDSAKIEELGVSPLNEELEKIAAINSKDDLVKHMAYLASIGVYGPFVHFIAQDGKNSSQYIVNIYQTGISLPDRDYYLKDTDRFIDIRAKFLTHMEKMFDMAGIENGAAKAKSILKIETMIAENHWTRVENRNPAKTYNKLAIADLDKKMSNFNWALYAQESGFGAEDSLCVFQPTYLQAANKIIGKVSLEDWKTYYTWNVLTDAAAYLSSNFVTENFDFFSRTLSGTEKDRPRWKRAVSSVEGTLGEIVGKLYVERHFKPEAKERMKQLVNNLRESLKIRIDGLEWMSAETKVKAQEKLSKFTPKIGYPDKWKDYSALEIKSDDLIGNLVRATIVEYNRDMDKLGKPIDRTEWGMTPQTVNAYYSPPKNEIVFPAAILQPPFFNMEADDAVNYGGIGAVIGHEIIHGFDDSGRQYNGDGNLIDWWTKEDGEEFKKRANVMIEQYNGYNPIDTMHVNGKLTLGENIADIGGLTVSYYAYKNSLNGKNSPVIDGMTGEQRFFLGWAQIWARKYRDEALRQRLMTDPHSPSQYRANGITSNMPEFYEAFDVKEGDAMYRSEDQRVKIW